A genomic stretch from Desulfotignum balticum DSM 7044 includes:
- a CDS encoding cAMP/cGMP-dependent 3',5'-cyclic-AMP/GMP phosphodiesterase, with product MNRIQAVRELPRGGLLIFTRQEPVQFGIPPETIKDTMATGVPKIFVVPGAMFSLEKGISLAELEFPVYYHFFFLKQKVQVVCTRAQKQRIQVILSEALFGPRNLTSLGAEFPKGVSTPGFPDLKAEMDHFRTLPVNGRRKKFTLSDVIQFHVFDRNGTVRIQDLTIQLDDRGTCTIREKETLVAAIPVTRPLIPDNPVDFSVQQVFSPPLFGITTLGSGHGFDPDAMTSGMIIWINQRGIMVDPPVNSAVDLIRLGVNPKILDAIILTHCHADHDSGTLQKIMLEGKITLYTTPTVFNSFIRKSAALIHIDRSRLQKAFSFVPIHTGEPINIHGAMFEFNYSFHSIPTIFFQVSHAGKTFIYSSDTRNDPDHIRIMHEKGIMSKSRRDFLLRFPWDRDVIFHEAGVPPIHTPMKVLTALPASVRGKIYLVHVARDQVPETSGLKIAPTGLSSTVTLCPSAGPFQAAMDILGAFLDLDLFRSLPPEKTLEFLSIADPQTLSSGEVLFRKGDPGDRFFLIISGQVDIMEDGTPLTTLSRSDFFGEKCLFSDQPRTADAVAASRVNLVGVDRQDMQTFIRQTGLEKTLRHLSIFQGKAMRNILDGHPVFHDLTPSQKRQLFQMVAPVTLPKHGNTVLIREKEKPDACYYIHGGLVKVMRTGREVSELAHGRLFGIQPVLNHAAESDYTFSARPDAVLFRFASPAIKAFAENNPGVFLKLCSEAF from the coding sequence ATGAACAGAATTCAGGCCGTCCGGGAGCTGCCCCGTGGGGGCCTGCTCATATTCACCCGTCAGGAACCCGTCCAGTTCGGCATCCCGCCGGAAACCATCAAAGACACCATGGCAACCGGGGTGCCGAAAATATTTGTCGTTCCCGGGGCCATGTTTTCCCTGGAAAAAGGGATCAGCCTGGCGGAACTGGAATTTCCAGTCTACTATCATTTCTTTTTTTTGAAACAAAAGGTCCAGGTGGTCTGCACCCGGGCCCAGAAACAGCGGATCCAGGTCATTCTGTCCGAAGCGCTTTTCGGTCCCCGGAACCTGACCTCTCTTGGGGCGGAGTTTCCCAAAGGGGTTTCCACACCGGGATTTCCGGATCTCAAAGCGGAAATGGACCATTTCCGGACCCTGCCGGTGAACGGGCGAAGGAAAAAATTCACCCTGTCCGATGTGATCCAGTTTCATGTGTTCGACCGGAACGGTACCGTCCGGATTCAGGACCTGACCATTCAATTGGATGACCGCGGCACCTGCACGATCCGTGAAAAGGAAACCCTGGTGGCCGCCATCCCCGTCACCCGGCCCCTGATCCCGGACAATCCCGTGGATTTCAGTGTCCAACAGGTGTTTTCCCCGCCTCTGTTCGGGATCACCACCCTGGGGTCGGGTCACGGATTTGACCCGGATGCCATGACTTCCGGCATGATCATCTGGATCAACCAGCGGGGCATCATGGTGGATCCGCCGGTCAACTCGGCCGTGGACCTGATCCGCTTAGGGGTCAATCCCAAAATTTTAGATGCCATCATCCTGACCCACTGCCATGCCGATCATGACAGCGGGACCCTCCAGAAAATCATGCTGGAAGGAAAAATCACCCTGTACACCACCCCCACGGTTTTCAACAGTTTCATCCGGAAATCTGCGGCCCTGATCCATATCGACCGATCCCGGCTCCAGAAAGCGTTCTCGTTTGTCCCCATCCACACTGGCGAACCCATCAACATCCATGGGGCCATGTTTGAATTCAACTATTCCTTTCACTCCATTCCCACGATCTTCTTTCAGGTGTCCCATGCCGGGAAAACCTTTATCTACAGCTCGGACACCCGCAATGACCCGGACCATATCCGCATCATGCATGAAAAAGGCATCATGAGCAAAAGCCGGCGGGATTTTCTGCTCCGGTTCCCCTGGGACAGGGATGTGATTTTTCACGAAGCCGGGGTGCCGCCCATTCACACCCCCATGAAGGTGCTCACGGCGTTGCCGGCATCCGTACGCGGAAAAATTTATCTGGTGCATGTGGCAAGGGATCAGGTGCCGGAAACTTCGGGATTGAAAATCGCGCCCACCGGGCTTTCCAGCACGGTGACCCTGTGTCCGTCCGCCGGACCGTTCCAGGCGGCAATGGACATTTTAGGCGCGTTTCTGGACCTGGATCTGTTCCGGTCCCTGCCCCCGGAAAAAACCCTGGAATTTCTGTCCATTGCTGACCCTCAGACCTTATCTTCCGGCGAAGTGCTGTTCAGAAAGGGAGACCCCGGGGACCGATTTTTTCTGATCATCAGCGGCCAGGTGGATATCATGGAAGACGGGACCCCGTTGACCACACTGAGCCGGAGTGATTTTTTCGGCGAAAAATGTCTGTTTTCAGACCAGCCCCGGACCGCGGATGCCGTGGCCGCAAGCCGGGTGAATCTGGTCGGCGTCGACCGGCAGGACATGCAGACTTTTATCCGGCAGACCGGACTCGAAAAGACGCTGCGCCATTTGTCCATTTTTCAGGGCAAAGCCATGCGCAATATTCTGGACGGCCATCCCGTGTTCCATGATCTGACCCCCTCCCAGAAACGTCAGCTGTTCCAGATGGTGGCGCCGGTCACCCTCCCCAAACACGGGAACACTGTCCTGATCCGGGAAAAGGAAAAGCCGGATGCGTGTTATTACATCCACGGCGGTCTTGTAAAAGTGATGCGGACGGGCCGGGAAGTGTCGGAACTCGCCCATGGCCGACTGTTCGGCATCCAACCGGTTTTAAACCATGCCGCTGAATCTGATTACACCTTTTCAGCCCGGCCGGATGCGGTGCTTTTCCGGTTTGCTTCCCCGGCCATCAAGGCGTTTGCCGAAAACAACCCGGGTGTGTTTCTGAAACTGTGCAGCGAAGCGTTTTAG
- the uvrA gene encoding excinuclease ABC subunit UvrA — protein sequence MGKQQHSAFKTAVSGPAAAMELDRIIVKGAREHNLKNIDVEIPKKQLVVFTGVSGSGKSSLAFDTIFAEGQRRYVESLSAYARQFIGQMEKPKYDTIRGLSPTIAIEQKAASKNPRSTVGTITEIYDYLRVLFARVGTQYCICCGNEVGQGHAQGMVSQIMALPAKSKILILAPVVENRKGEHREPLVALKKQGYARVRVDGVVQDLENVQTLAKNKKHSIEVVVDRLMIKADAVFEERLTDSVETALKLGNGQIIVHILGKKDIKMSEARSCCGIAYPELIPQIFSFNAPQGMCPECNGIGTLLSMDPDKVVPDRHLSIREGAVIPWKNYFIKNPRYPNDNSWGMGQLTAMEEQWGIDFDRPWKDLPKSQRDLLLHGSATRKMKVNWQSDRIQAAFTRTHEGLLNTLMRRYKNTQSENQKKYYTKFMTAATCQACHGKRLRDEVLHVKIQGKSIIDVTEMTVKDAHEFMSSLNLSGSRQLIAAELLKEIGDRLGFLRNVGLDYLSLDRSGPTLSGGESQRIRLASQVGSELTGVLYILDEPSIGLHQRDNIKLLKTLQHLRDIGNTLIVVEHDQETMEDCDWIVDIGPGAGHLGGRIVAQGTPAEIRANPASITGQFLSGKESIAVPEQRRSPDAGKWLTIVKAGENNLKDVTARFPLGLLIAVTGVSGAGKSTLVNQILYPALAVKLHSSQMSVGRHETIQGLAHVDKVINIDQNPIGRTPRSNPATYTKVFDPIRDLFAQLPESKARGYKKGRYSFNVKGGRCEACQGDGYIKVEMHFLADVFVPCEVCHGRRFNKSTLEITYKNHSIADVLDLSVHQARELFDAHPKITQILDTLMDVGLSYIKLGQAATTLSGGEAQRIKLARELARRNTGDTLYILDEPTTGLHFRDVKLLLDVLQRLVSAGNTVIIIEHNLDVIKTADWVMDLGPEGGAGGGIIVAQGPPEQVALAGESHTGHYLKKMLASRINRIHCGVAEAESPIFS from the coding sequence ATGGGAAAACAGCAGCATTCAGCATTCAAAACGGCCGTGTCCGGCCCGGCGGCCGCCATGGAACTGGACCGGATCATTGTCAAAGGGGCCCGGGAACATAACCTTAAGAACATTGATGTGGAGATCCCCAAAAAACAGCTGGTGGTGTTCACGGGGGTGTCCGGGTCCGGGAAATCCAGCCTGGCCTTTGACACGATTTTTGCCGAAGGCCAGCGCCGGTACGTGGAATCGCTGTCCGCCTATGCGAGACAGTTCATCGGCCAGATGGAAAAACCCAAGTACGACACCATCCGGGGGCTGTCACCCACCATTGCCATCGAGCAGAAGGCCGCCAGCAAAAATCCCCGGTCCACCGTGGGTACCATCACGGAGATCTATGATTATCTGCGGGTATTGTTTGCCCGGGTGGGGACCCAGTACTGCATTTGCTGCGGCAATGAGGTGGGACAGGGCCACGCCCAGGGCATGGTGTCCCAGATCATGGCGCTGCCGGCCAAGTCCAAAATTCTGATTCTGGCTCCCGTGGTGGAAAATCGGAAAGGAGAACACAGGGAACCCCTGGTTGCGTTGAAAAAACAGGGCTATGCCCGGGTCCGGGTGGACGGGGTGGTCCAGGATCTGGAAAATGTCCAGACCCTGGCCAAAAACAAAAAACATTCTATCGAGGTGGTGGTGGACCGGCTGATGATCAAGGCGGATGCCGTGTTTGAGGAACGACTCACCGATTCCGTGGAAACGGCCCTGAAACTGGGAAACGGCCAGATCATCGTGCATATCCTGGGCAAAAAAGATATCAAGATGAGCGAAGCCCGGTCCTGCTGCGGCATTGCCTATCCTGAACTCATTCCCCAGATTTTTTCCTTTAACGCACCCCAGGGCATGTGCCCGGAGTGCAACGGTATCGGAACCCTGCTGTCCATGGATCCGGACAAGGTGGTGCCGGACAGGCATCTGAGTATCCGGGAAGGGGCAGTGATCCCCTGGAAAAATTATTTTATTAAAAACCCCCGGTATCCCAATGACAATTCCTGGGGCATGGGCCAGCTCACAGCCATGGAAGAGCAGTGGGGCATTGATTTTGACCGGCCCTGGAAAGACCTGCCCAAATCCCAGAGAGATCTGCTGCTCCATGGCTCCGCCACCCGGAAAATGAAGGTGAACTGGCAGTCGGACAGGATTCAGGCGGCTTTCACAAGAACCCACGAAGGCCTGCTCAACACCCTGATGCGGCGGTACAAGAACACCCAGTCTGAAAACCAGAAAAAATACTACACCAAGTTCATGACGGCGGCCACCTGCCAGGCCTGTCATGGCAAACGCCTGAGAGACGAGGTGCTTCATGTGAAAATCCAGGGAAAATCCATCATTGATGTCACGGAAATGACGGTCAAAGACGCCCATGAATTCATGTCTTCTCTGAACCTGTCCGGCAGCCGGCAGCTCATTGCGGCGGAGCTGCTCAAGGAGATCGGAGACCGGCTGGGGTTTCTGAGGAATGTGGGTCTGGACTACCTGTCGTTGGACCGCAGCGGCCCCACCCTGTCCGGCGGGGAATCCCAGCGGATCCGTCTGGCATCCCAGGTGGGGTCGGAACTCACCGGCGTACTGTATATCCTGGATGAACCCAGCATCGGCCTGCACCAGCGGGACAATATCAAACTGTTGAAAACCCTTCAGCATCTGCGGGATATCGGCAACACCCTGATCGTGGTGGAGCATGACCAGGAAACCATGGAAGACTGCGACTGGATCGTGGATATCGGTCCGGGTGCCGGGCATCTGGGGGGCCGGATCGTGGCCCAGGGCACCCCGGCTGAAATCCGGGCCAACCCGGCTTCCATCACGGGGCAATTTCTGTCCGGCAAAGAATCCATTGCCGTGCCGGAGCAGCGCCGGTCTCCGGATGCCGGAAAATGGCTGACCATTGTCAAGGCCGGTGAAAACAATCTCAAGGATGTGACGGCCCGGTTTCCATTGGGCCTGCTCATTGCCGTGACGGGGGTGTCCGGGGCCGGGAAATCCACCCTGGTCAACCAGATTCTTTACCCGGCCCTGGCCGTGAAACTGCACAGCTCCCAGATGAGCGTGGGCCGGCATGAGACCATCCAGGGACTGGCTCATGTGGACAAGGTGATCAACATCGACCAGAATCCCATCGGCCGGACCCCGAGAAGCAACCCGGCCACCTACACCAAGGTGTTTGATCCCATCAGGGATCTGTTTGCCCAGTTGCCGGAATCCAAAGCCCGGGGATACAAAAAAGGGCGGTATTCCTTTAATGTCAAGGGCGGGCGGTGCGAAGCCTGCCAGGGGGACGGATACATCAAAGTGGAGATGCATTTTCTGGCGGATGTGTTTGTGCCCTGCGAGGTGTGCCACGGCCGGCGGTTCAATAAATCCACCCTGGAAATCACGTACAAAAACCATTCCATTGCCGATGTTTTGGATCTTTCCGTGCACCAGGCCCGGGAACTGTTCGACGCCCATCCGAAAATCACCCAGATCCTGGACACCCTCATGGATGTAGGGCTGTCCTATATCAAGCTGGGACAGGCCGCCACCACGCTGTCCGGCGGGGAAGCCCAGCGCATCAAACTGGCCCGGGAGCTGGCCCGGCGCAACACCGGAGACACGTTGTATATCCTGGACGAACCCACCACGGGTCTGCATTTCAGGGATGTGAAACTGCTGCTGGACGTGTTGCAGCGCCTGGTCTCCGCCGGTAACACCGTGATCATCATCGAGCACAACCTGGATGTGATCAAGACGGCGGACTGGGTCATGGATTTAGGACCTGAAGGCGGGGCCGGCGGGGGCATTATTGTGGCACAAGGGCCGCCGGAACAGGTGGCCCTTGCTGGCGAAAGCCATACGGGCCATTATCTGAAAAAAATGCTGGCTTCCCGGATCAACCGGATTCATTGTGGGGTTGCTGAAGCGGAATCTCCCATTTTTTCATGA
- a CDS encoding YccF domain-containing protein, translated as MTLILNILWFIFGGGLIAWLLWILTGGLLFITVVGIPFAWAAFRIAGFAAFPFGKDLVDARDVGEARVVGTGLANFLWIILAGIWLAISHILAGASLCLTIIGIPFGFAHFRLALVCFAPLGKRVVYH; from the coding sequence ATGACGCTGATACTCAATATTTTATGGTTTATTTTCGGGGGCGGCTTGATTGCCTGGCTGTTGTGGATTTTGACGGGCGGGCTTTTGTTCATCACGGTGGTGGGCATCCCCTTTGCCTGGGCCGCATTCCGGATCGCCGGGTTTGCCGCGTTTCCCTTCGGCAAAGATCTGGTGGATGCCCGGGATGTGGGGGAAGCCCGCGTGGTCGGTACAGGGCTGGCCAATTTTCTGTGGATCATCCTGGCAGGCATCTGGCTGGCCATCTCCCATATCCTGGCCGGTGCCAGCCTTTGCCTCACCATTATCGGGATTCCGTTCGGATTTGCCCATTTCAGGCTGGCCCTGGTCTGTTTCGCCCCTTTGGGAAAACGGGTGGTGTATCATTGA
- a CDS encoding sigma-54 interaction domain-containing protein, which produces MKTYELWNVHFLNQIIDTMAEGLFTLDDQGVITSWNRAMEKISGFTALEAVGQRCDILKCSRCYGKQCPADIHECGVLRHGRTEAKECFVRHKDGYDVPVIKNARLAKDTQGHILGIVETITDLTELSLAKKREEDARRQLQEAFGLGNIIGRSPAMQNVFEAIRAAADSRATVLIQGESGTGKELVAKAIHYHASENQRPLITVNCSALSETLLESELFGHVKGAFTGAHKDHMGRFEQADTGTIFLDEIGELTPYMQVKLLRVLQEREIERVGDTKKRKIDIRIIAATNKDLTDLTRQGVFREDLFYRLKVFTIQIPPLRDRKADMVLLTDYFVRKIGKREKKQIKGVSPGAMKLLMAHPWPGNVRELENAIEHAFVVCGNAYISETDLPAEIQNTRAGQTQTGLPDPSHEQASRHLTREALVDLLNQCHWNKAEVARRIGKSRTLVWKLMKKWEIPLQQPHNESG; this is translated from the coding sequence GTGAAAACCTATGAACTGTGGAACGTCCACTTTTTAAATCAGATCATCGATACCATGGCCGAAGGGTTGTTTACCCTGGATGACCAGGGCGTTATCACCTCCTGGAACCGGGCCATGGAAAAAATTTCCGGTTTTACCGCCCTGGAGGCCGTGGGGCAGCGCTGTGATATCCTCAAATGCAGCCGGTGCTACGGCAAACAGTGTCCGGCGGATATTCACGAATGCGGGGTCCTGCGCCATGGCCGCACTGAAGCCAAGGAATGTTTTGTCCGGCATAAGGACGGATATGATGTCCCCGTGATCAAAAATGCCCGTCTGGCAAAAGATACCCAGGGACATATTCTGGGCATCGTTGAAACCATCACGGATTTGACCGAGCTGTCCCTGGCAAAAAAAAGGGAAGAAGATGCCCGGCGGCAGCTGCAGGAAGCCTTTGGCCTGGGAAACATCATCGGCAGAAGCCCTGCCATGCAGAATGTATTTGAAGCGATCCGGGCCGCTGCAGACAGCCGGGCCACGGTGCTGATTCAAGGAGAGAGCGGCACGGGCAAGGAACTGGTGGCCAAAGCAATCCATTACCACGCTTCTGAAAATCAGCGTCCCCTGATCACGGTCAACTGCTCGGCATTGTCTGAAACCCTTCTGGAAAGCGAGTTGTTCGGTCATGTCAAAGGGGCGTTCACGGGGGCTCACAAGGATCATATGGGGCGGTTCGAACAGGCGGATACAGGCACCATTTTTCTGGATGAGATCGGAGAGCTGACCCCGTATATGCAGGTGAAGCTGCTGCGGGTGCTCCAGGAACGGGAGATCGAACGGGTGGGCGACACCAAAAAGCGCAAAATCGATATCCGGATCATTGCCGCCACCAATAAAGATCTGACGGATCTTACCCGGCAAGGGGTTTTCAGGGAAGATCTGTTTTACCGGCTCAAGGTATTCACCATCCAGATTCCGCCCCTCAGGGATCGTAAAGCAGACATGGTGCTGCTGACGGACTATTTTGTCCGGAAAATCGGCAAGCGGGAGAAAAAACAGATCAAAGGGGTGTCCCCCGGGGCCATGAAACTGTTGATGGCCCACCCATGGCCCGGCAATGTCCGGGAACTGGAAAATGCCATTGAACATGCCTTTGTGGTCTGCGGAAATGCGTATATTTCAGAAACGGATCTGCCGGCTGAAATCCAGAATACCCGTGCCGGCCAAACCCAGACTGGTTTGCCGGACCCATCCCATGAACAGGCCTCCCGGCACCTGACCCGGGAGGCCCTGGTGGATCTGCTGAATCAATGCCACTGGAACAAAGCCGAGGTGGCCCGCCGCATCGGCAAAAGCCGGACCCTGGTGTGGAAACTCATGAAAAAATGGGAGATTCCGCTTCAGCAACCCCACAATGAATCCGGTTGA